In one Rutidosis leptorrhynchoides isolate AG116_Rl617_1_P2 chromosome 8, CSIRO_AGI_Rlap_v1, whole genome shotgun sequence genomic region, the following are encoded:
- the LOC139861722 gene encoding uncharacterized protein translates to MTDVQQKMLQKPESNNQACSDFDRGFEELVRGQLDDCMSFASCSSPRNTEDDNDIEGGDQLMRRRCRSDLDGGDDLAESSIARRRHSRILSRWAARQAQEMIITIERRNRESELMALAGLHTVSMLDSSFLRESESPSPTSRRQGNVERPSTRASSILQMWKELEDEHVLNRARERVRVRLRQQRSVDSNTNVSSSTEGRRSEHGDVTGSENDYATWSHEQMEQQNEGPDNDGSSRERTPDIGEVERERVRHIVQGWRETDGTDPARVDGQGSNSPRAEWLGETERERVRIVREWVQMTSQQRGPRGDVREQSQERNGGQRDEGQPESEHVRRDMLRLRGRQALLDLLMRVERERQRELQGLTEYRAVSDFAHRNRIQSLLRGRFLRNERPVEEERPSSVSAFELVQLRQRHTVSGLREEFRTRSESNVYGQEIDDENQEQSQLLVQEPNDRQVTDRTGNLESDTAVHSTNQQASIDEREEWQDQVVEDDERGGWQHEGYNEFNEWRDETPEDVNWHETSGNDWPQETSGSDVERARIHETNEVWHEDGSREVIENWSEGPSDPRMLHNVPLRRVNRFHPPDDDNVYSIELRELLSRRSVSNLLRSGFRESLDQLIQSYVSRQGRTPTDRDLYRNFPNPTSQEGAQEHRRDEQTNQNQHDAIGRPSLVLPSPPVPPPQPIWHHLPYSSWSRHSMHHRSELEWEMINDLRTDMARLQQGMSHMQRMLEACMDMQLELQRSVRQEVSAALNRSGDEKVIAAETSEDGSKWDQVRKGTCCLCCDSQIDSLLYRCGHMCACSKCANELIRGGGKCPLCRAPIVEVIRAYSIL, encoded by the exons ATGACTGACGTTCAACAGAAAATGTTACAGAAGCCTGAGAGTAATAATCAGGCTTGTTCTGATTTCGATAGGGGATTTGAGGAATTAGTGAGGGGGCAATTGGATGATTGTATGTCATTTGCATCATGTAGCTCTCCACGTAACACGGAGGATGATAACGATATCGAGGGTGGTGATCAGCTTATGAGAAGAAGATGTCGGTCAGATCTTGATGGTGGTGATGATCTGGCCGAGTCATCTATTGCTAGAAGACGACACTCTCGGATTTTGAGTAGGTGGGCTGCTAGGCAAGCACAAGAGATGATTATTACGATAGAGAGAAGAAATCGTGAATCCGAATTGATGGCGCTTGCAGGTTTGCATACTGTATCAATGTTAGATTCATCGTTTTTGAGGGAGTCTGAGTCACCTTCTCCTACTTCTAGGAGGCAGGGGAATGTTGAGAGACCGAGCACTCGTGCGTCGTCTATTTTGCAGATGTGGAAAGAGTTGGAAGATGAGCATGTTTTGAATCGTGCTCGTGAAAGGGTGAGAGTTAGACTTAGACAGCAAAGAAGTGTGGATTCTAATACAAATGTTTCGAGTAGTACTGAAGGTAGAAGGAGTGAACATGGGGATGTTACGGGTAGTGAAAATGATTATGCAACTTGGTCTCATGAACAAATGGAACAGCAAAATGAGGGTCCAGATAATGATGGTTCGAGCCGTGAGCGAACTCCTGATATTGGTGAGGTTGAGAGGGAAAGGGTTAGGCATATTGTTCAGGGTTGGAGGGAAACTGATGGGACCGATCCGGCTCGTGTTGATGGTCAGGGGAGTAATAGTCCAAGAGCAGAATGGCTTGGGGAAACCGAGCGTGAAAGAGTGAGGATTGTGAGGGAGTGGGTTCAAATGACTAGTCAGCAGAGGGGACCACGTGgcgatgttcgtgaacaaagtcaaGAAAGAAATGGTGGTCAACGTGATGAAGGTCAACCAGAGTCGGAGCATGTCAGAAGGGATATGTTGAGGTTGCGTGGTCGACAAGCGTTACTTGATCTGCTTATGAGGGTTGAAAGGGAAAGACAGAGGGAACTTCAGGGTTTGACAGAGTATCGTGCTGTTTCTGATTTTGCACATCGCAACCGCATTCAG TCATTACTGAGAGGCAGATTTTTACGAAATGAAAGGCCTGTGGAAGAAGAGAGGCCGTCTTCAGTTTCAGCATTTGAGTTGGTCCAATTGAGACAACGCCACACTGTCTCTGGTTTGAG GGAAGAGTTCCGGACCAGATCAGAAAGCAATGTTTATGGTCAA GAGATCGATGATGAAAACCAAGAGCAGTCACAGCTGTTGGTTCAGGAACCCAACGATCGTCAGGTCACTGATCGCACTGGAAACTTGGAAAGTGATACAGCTGTTCATAGCACTAATCAACAAGCAAGTATTGATGAGAGAGAGGAGTGGCAAGACCAGGTAGTTGAAGATGATGAGAGAGGAGGGTGGCAGCATGAAGGCTATAATGAGTTCAATGAATGGAGAGATGAGACTCCAGAAGATGTCAATTGGCACGAAACTTCTGGTAATGATTGGCCCCAGGAAACTTCGGGTAGTGATGTAGAACGTGCACGTATACATGAAACCAATGAGGTTTGGCATGAGGATGGTTCACGGGAAGTCATTGAAAATTGGTCAGAAGGGCCTTCTGATCCAAGAATGTTGCATAATGTTCCGCTGAGGAGAGTCAATAGATTTCACCCACCAGATGATGATAATGTGTACAGCATAGAACTCAGGGAACTTTTGAGCAG GAGAAGTGTTTCTAATCTGCTGCGCAGTGGTTTCCGTGAAAGTTTGGATCAGTTGATTCAATCATATGTCAGTAGACAAGGTCGTACTCCAACTGATCGAGATCTTTATCGGAACTTTCCGAACCCTACTTCACAAGAGGGTGCCCAGGAGCACCGCAGGGATGAACAGACTAATCAGAATCAACATGATGCCATTGGTAGACCTTCATTGGTTCTACCATCTCCTCCTGTACCGCCACCACAACCAATTTGGCACCATTTGCCTTATTCTAGTTGGTCCCGTCACAGCATGCATCATCGCTCTGAACTT GAGTGGGAAATGATAAACGATTTGAGGACAGATATGGCAAGATTACAACAAGGTATGAGCCACATGCAGAGAATGCTCGAGGCTTGCATGGACATGCAACTGGAGCTGCAAAGGTCTGTTCGACAGGAAGTTTCTGCTGCTTTGAATCGATCAGGCGATGAAAAAG TTATTGCTGCAGAAACTTCGGAAGATGGATCAAAATGGGATCAAGTGAGGAAAGGAACCTGTTGTCTTTGTTGTGATAGCCAGATTGATTCTTTGTTGTACAG ATGTGGGCACATGTGTGCCTGTTCAAAATGTGCTAATGAGTTGATTCGTGGAGGAGGGAAGTGTCCATTGTGCCGGGCACCAATTGTTGAAGTCATCCGAGCTTACTCCATACTGTAA
- the LOC139861376 gene encoding uncharacterized protein, translating to MKETIKQKMVNRLHRRNSSSSASSSTTSVDYNSGDKLQFKFSSLQALQVPKGWDKLSLSIISVESGKTIAKTGRASTQNGNCQWTETLIEYIDDASKGLEQCLYKLLISTGSSRSGILGDITVNLSGQMSSEASISIAQPLNNCSYGTILQVEIQCLTPRANLRNDGWTDTDSFMEDVNASDDLDSASDVSDGKVNKSLDSSMSSNFMYTSQAGGNDGRDKNLSGRRSSSSVDSMDDSFGREGCSPHRNPIEVANDLIGRRDSMGSSVSAQQSSYHVYDSSKLSHPLYSSGSAKRIIVQRQDSGKISHSIPASPLRTFGSTESVLESEGATLEEVRTESRMWERYARKSKVDLDFSRKEFKDQTRKLQNACMENLALQTECDQLKQEVGYLKVLLDESEFKEKATDSLKDNIQTELEEEIKFQRDMNDQLSLQLNKTQESNCELLSVLQELEEAIEKQRLEIENLKSSKDKKIKELERDCTELTKENVELVFNLKESRKEVSVTDNHVEDSEIILLQCQIQKLKEEAEKRELDKIDASYLQIRCDDLEIKCAELEVNMQGFKDKACYLDIELNKYRAKAEERENEVSKLKELLKMQNDKNNDNTPEKEVLSKTSEVEVLKSENLLKDRQIQRLKTQVSDLKILKKQLMGGLQAMQTESTTISECLDKVKSDMVMLNDTKDSQIAANKILEKKLLELESCNKELELHLTELEVENLHLSERVSGLEPQLRYLTDARESSRLDLQHSETLVTNLQAEIKKLEEDTETNKADMRQKLQDMQQRWLEAQEECEYLKKANPKLQANAENLIEECSQLQKSNRELKQQRLELYNRCTVLETELKESQHNYTKFAKNLEDLEDKFSSMINEIDAKEKVFDSELEALYLKNEEQTEKLVMRENMFNQMYSEKMVEVENLQHEVAHLNTQIHASHDEREKMASEAVHEMHVLRADKHKLEKAIQDVTEKFISSEKKLDEYEGKIQDLTVELAALKQNHGVLMADHNKLIEVLDVTRSNEEKLRITVSEMDNHVKDCEYERLQLTEEISSLKDQLKKIPVLQDEVIDLKNSLNDVKYENERLEASLQLVTSDYKELKEEKTSLLQRTSSMQKAVNELEDHKRSKVALEEQVMRLQGDLTAREALCAQDAELKNELGRLKRSNNQLQWKINGLQKEKDECMKNVQVLEEQLEQKKYLKPDEIECSTNSAISFRSDSMNSLHEDMKLSEDMGAKIQSLEKELAEALEANDMFKAQINSFMSKEQVDKQHEKDGSSLETELKELQERYLHMSLKYAEVEAQREDLVSKLKAVRPGKSWFS from the exons ATGAAAGAAACAATCAAACAGAAAATGGTGAACCGCTTGCACCGCCGTAACTCCTCCTCCTCCGCCTCTTCTTCCACCACCTCCGTTGATTACAATTCCGGCGATAAACTCCAATTCAAATTCTCTTCTCTTCAAGCTCTTCAG GTCCCAAAGGGATGGGATAAGCTATCGTTATCTATCATCTCTGTAGAATCCGGGAAAACTATTGCTAAAACTGGTAGAGCATCAACACAAAATGGAAACTGTCAATGGACTGAAACTTTGATAGAATACATTGATGATGCTTCAAAAGGACTTGAGCAATGCCTGTATAAGCTTCTCATTTCCACG GGATCAAGTAGATCTGGTATCCTCGGTGATATAACAGTAAATTTGTCAGGCCAAATGAGTTCTGAAGCTTCTATTTCTATAGCTCAACCTCTGAATAATTGTAGTTACGGGACAATCTTACAG GTGGAAATTCAGTGCCTAACACCTAGAGCAAATCTGAG GAATGATGGATGGACAGACACCGATTCATTTATGGAAGACGTGAATGCTTCTGATGACCTGGATTCCGCGTCAGACGTTTCTGATGGTAAAGTCAACAAGAGTCTAGATTCTTCCATGAGCAGTAACTTCATGTATACATCTCAAGCAGGCGGAAATGATGGCAGG GATAAAAACTTATCTGGACGACGTTCAAGTAGTAGCGTTGATTCAATGGATGATTCTTTTGGCAGGGAGGGTTGTTCGCCACATAGGAATCCGATTGAAGTTGCAAATGATCTAATTGGAAGAAGAGACTCTATGGGATCTTCAGTTAGTGCACAACAAAGCTCATATCACGTATATGATTCTTCTAAATTAAGTCATCCTTTGTACAGCTCAGGTTCAGCAAAGCGTATAATAGTTCAAAGACAAGATTCTGGAAAAATTTCACATTCAATTCCCGCATCACCATTACGAACTTTCGGTTCCACCGAATCTGTTCTTGAATCCGAAGGGGCGACGTTGGAAGAAGTTAGGACAGAATCAAGAATGTGGGAAAGGTATGCACGAAAGTCAAAAGTTGACCTAGATTTCTCAAGGAAGGAGTTTAAAGACCAAACAAGGAAGTTGCAAAATGCATGTATGGAGAATCTCGCATTACAAACAGAATGTGATCAACTGAAACAAGAAGTTGGTTACTTGAAAGTTCTGCTGGATGAATCAGAATTCAAAGAAAAGGCTACTGACAGTCTAAAAGATAATATCCAGACCGAATTGGAAGAAGAAATAAAATTTCAAAGAGATATGAACGATCAGTTATCACTGCAGCTAAATAAAACTCAAGAATCAAATTGTGAGTTACTTTCTGTTCTCCAGGAATTAGAAGAGGCCATAGAGAAACAGCGATTGGAGATAGAGAATCTTAAATCTTCAAAGGATAAGAAGATTAAGGAGCTTGAGAGAGATTGTACTGAGCTTACCAAAGAAAACGTTGAGCTCGTATTTAATCTTAAAGAATCGCGTAAGGAAGTTTCAGTTACTGATAACCATGTTGAAGATTCTGAAATTATTTTACTTCAATGCCAGATACAGAAGCTCAAAGAGGAGGCTGAGAAAAGAGAGCTTGATAAAATAGATGCTAGTTACCTGCAAATTCGCTGTGACGATCTAGAAATCAAGTGTGCGGAATTGGAAGTCAATATGCAAGGTTTCAAGGATAAAGCTTGTTATCTTGATATTGAACTCAATAAATACCGTGCAAAAGCAGAAGAACGTGAAAATGAGGTCTCTAAATTGAAAGAGTTACTGAAAATGCAGAATGATAAAAACAATGACA ATACACCCGAGAAGGAAGTATTGTCAAAAACCTCTGAAGTGGAAGTGCTTAAATCGGAGAATTTGTTAAAGGACAGGCAGATTCAGCGTTTGAAAACTCAAGTATCTGATCTGAAAATACTGAAGAAACAGTTAATGGGAGGATTACAAGCAATGCAAACCGAAAGTACAACAATCTCTGAATGTCTAGATAAGGTAAaaagtgacatggtgatgcttaacgaTACAAAAGATTCTCAAATTGCAGCCAACAAGATTCTTGAAAAGAAGTTACTTGAGCTCGAGAGTTGTAACAAGGAGTTAGAGTTGCACTTAACCGAATTAGAAGTTGAAAATTTACACTTGTCAGAGCGCGTATCTGGATTGGAACCTCAATTACGATATTTAACTGATGCAAGAGAATCAAGCCGGTTAGATCTGCAACATTCAGAGACACTTGTCACAAATTTACAGGCGGAGATAAAGAAGCTAGAAGAGGATACAGAAACGAACAAGGCTGATATGAGACAGAAGTTACAAGACATGCAACAACGGTGGTTGGAAGCTCAAGAAGAATGCGAGTATCTAAAAAAAGCAAACCCGAAGTTACAAGCAAACGCTGAAAATTTAATTGAAGAGTGTAGTCAACTTCAAAAGTCAAACCGGGAGCTAAAACAACAAAGGCTTGAGTTATATAACCGCTGTACGGTTCTGGAAACGGAACTAAAGGAGTCGCAACATAATTATACCAAGTTTGCTAAAAACTTGGAAGATTTGGAAGACAAGTTTTCGTCAATGATCAATGAGATTGATGCAAAAGAGAAAGTTTTTGATTCAGAGCTTGAAGCTTTATATCTGAAAAATGAAGAGCAGACAGAAAAGCTTGTTATGCGTGAGAATATGTTTAATCAGATGTATTCAGAGAAGATGGTTGAAGTTGAAAATCTTCAACACGAGGTGGCCCACCTTAATACACAGATACATGCAAGTCATGATGAAAGGGAAAAAATGGCTTCTGAAGCAGTACACGAAATGCATGTCTTACGTGCAGATAAGCATAAACTGGAGAAAGCGATTCAAGATGTCACAGAGAAATTCATATCATCCGAGAAAAAGCTTGATGAATATGAAGGTAAAATTCAAGATCTGACGGTTGAACTTGCTGCTTTGAAACAGAACCATGGAGTTTTAATGGCGGATCATAATAAATTAATAGAGGTATTGGATGTTACAAGATCTAATGAAGAAAAACTGAGAATTACAGTTAGTGAGATGGATAATCATGTAAAAGATTGTGAATACGAAAGATTACAGTTAACAGAAGAGATTTCGAGTCTGAAAGATCAACTGAAGAAGATTCCAGTTTTGCAGGACGAAGTTATTGATCTTAAGAACTCACTCAATGATGTGAAATACGAGAATGAAAGACTCGAAGCTTCATTACAGTTGGTAACTAGTGATTATAAAGAGTTAAAGGAGGAGAAAACTTCATTGTTGCAGAGAACAAGTAGCATGCAGAAGGCGGTGAACGAATTAGAGGATCATAAACGTAGTAAAGTTGCATTGGAGGAACAAGTTATGCGGCTTCAAGGAGACCTAACTGCTAGAGAAGCATTATGTGCACAGGATGCTGAGTTGAAAAATGAGCTAGGTCGTTTGAAACGATCAAATAATCAACTACAGTGGAAGATAAATGGTCTTCAAAAAGAAAAAGATGAATGCATGAAGAATGTTCAAGTCCTTGAAGAACAATTGGAGCAGAAGAAATATTTAAAGCCAGATGAAATTGAGTGCTCTACTAATAGTGCTATATCTTTCAGATCAGATAGTATGAATAGTCTTCACGAGGACATGAAGCTCTCAGAG GATATGGGAGCAAAAATTCAGTCACTTGAAAAGGAACTTGCTGAGGCTTTGGAGGCAAATGACATGTTTAAGGCCCAGATAAATAG TTTCATGTCTAAAGAGCAAGTTGATAAACAACACGAGAAAGATGGATCTTCACTTGAGacggaattaaaagaacttcaagaaCGCTATCTCCACATGAGCCTCAAATACGCTGAAGTAGAAGCTCAGAGAGAAGATCTTGTATCAAAGCTAAAGGCTGTGAGACCTGGAAAGAGTTGGTTTTCTTAA